In the genome of Drosophila pseudoobscura strain MV-25-SWS-2005 chromosome 3, UCI_Dpse_MV25, whole genome shotgun sequence, one region contains:
- the cg gene encoding zinc finger protein 189 isoform X11 translates to MCAAQNPQPPFGYTWGFADNGSRTAESVLEISPNINYTVSGESMPYLLSTDGSLAVQKDVKGALTGNKGNVVRRMYVVNDPSFPPGTQRVITTGGGSSVVKKQDSQQQVLSLDKNYLLVDQATAAAAAAAAAGDPSVAHHHTLTNGSIVDAKTGQTVLTAGSAAAKSHFGSIGALHLTQEECNEILIKRAIAAGHHQTHTITAADGSHHHSSASGATPSFCSVGGATTLLGDILPGISVQVQKVIQGLEENEDSQGDAPNLKLEPGTLELSPKTELQESMHFSETDATIKKERPYSCDECGKSFLLKHHLTTHARVHTGGERPHICSHCGKSFAHKHCLNTHLLLHSTDRPYQCQECKKSFTLKHHLLTHSRVHSRERPFVCQECGRAFPLKRHLVTHSKFHAGERPYVCEECGESFAQENHLIMHSRFHGSLNPFVCAECGASFPRKFQLVNHGRIHGKIPHSCTVCGKEFLQKRTLVSHMRRVHTGEQAHPCVSCGEGFLTKAELHQHVRAAHNGVNPNTSSATIIANQQFIDFKQLQQPHHHPGQHPQTITVVSNPGNSTLLTVSTTDANGVARPQFVCRECGSAFNSREALALHLRLHTGDKSLMTDLCALTAALPGHFLSTASLNPGTVVTANPNLVGQNPVPVQIISSTGQVMSQTTLVQAANSTHPQAVVTAVPTMPVHQQQHMQHVAQQQQQQQQQQHVVNVVPANKPKSHFCASCGKGFAAKHGLMQHNRRHPNGGCTVRTHVCECGKAFFQKNHLMLHQRQHLETKPAISQQQLVVPTTSY, encoded by the exons ATGCCCTATCTGCTGTCCACGGATGGATCATTGGCCGTACAAAAGGATGTCAAAGGTGCTCTAACCGGCAATAAGGGGAATGTTGTGCGTCGCATGTACGTTGTGAACGATCCTTCGTTTCCGCCCGGTACACAGAG AGTAATAACCACTGGGGGAGGCTCGTCGGTAGTCAAGAAACAGGATTCGCAGCAGCAGGTGCTGAGCCTGGACAAGAACT ATCTCCTGGTTGATCAGGCaactgccgcagcagcagcagccgcggcTGCCGGGGATCCCTCGGTTGCCCACCACCACACATTGACCAACGGTAGTATTGTCGATGCTAAGACCGGACAGACGGTGCTGACGGCGGGCTCCGCGGCTGCAAAGTCGCACTTTGGGTCAATTGGGGCGCTGCACCTCACCCAAGAGGAGTGCAACGAGATCCTGATTAAGCGCGCCATCGCTGCCGGCCACCATCAGACGCACACAATCACCGCTGCCGACGGATCGCATCATCATAGCTCGGCGTCTGGCGCGACACCAA GTTTCTGTTCCGTTGGCGGCGCAACAACACTCTTAGGTGACATACTTCCTGGTATTTCAGTTCAAGTCCAGAAAGTAATACAAGGACTCGAAGAGAACGAGGACTCGCAGGGCGACGCACCCAACTTAAAGTTGGAGCCAGGCACATTAGAGTTGTCCCCAAAGACCGAACTACAGGAATCAATGCATTTCAGCGAA ACGGACGCCACCATCAAGAAGGAACGCCCGTACAGTTGTGACGAGTGCGGCAAGTCCTTTCTGCTCAAGCATCATTTGACAACACACGCACGCGTGCACACAGGTG GTGAGCGACCCCATATCTGTTCCCATTGCGGCAAGAGCTTTGCGCACAAACACTGTCTGAACACGCATCTACTGCTGCATTCAACCGACCGACCCTACCAGTGCCAGGAGTGCAAGAAGAGCTTCACCCTTAAGCATCATCTGTTGACGCACTCGCGCGTCCACAGCCGAGAACGACCCTTCGTGTGCCAGGAGTGCGGACGTGCCTTCCCACTCAAGCGGCACCTGGTCACGCACAGCAAATTCCACGCCGGCGAACGTCCATACGTCTGCGAGGAATGCGGTGAGAGCTTTGCCCAGGAAAACCATCTTATTATGCACTCGCG CTTCCATGGTTCATTGAATCCATTTGTTTGCGCTGAGTGCGGTGCCTCGTTTCCACGCAAGTTCCAGTTGGTGAATCACGGACGCATACACGGCAAGATTCCCCACTCCTGCACCGTTTGCGGAAAAGAGTTTTTACAGAAGCGAACGCTAGTTTCCCACATGAG ACGTGTACACACCGGCGAGCAGGCGCATCCCTGCGTCAGCTGCGGCGAGGGATTCCTCACCAAGGCTGAGCTGCACCAGCACGTGCGGGCAGCGCACAATGGCGTCAATCCCAACACGAGCAGTGCCACCATCATTGCCAACCAACAG TTTATCGATTTcaagcagctgcaacagcccCACCACCATCCGGGACAGCATCCGCAGACGATCACCGTCGTGAGTAACCCGGGCAACTCTACGCTTCTAACGGTCTCCACCACGGATGCCAATGGTGTGGCGCGTCCGCAGTTCGTTTGCCG CGAGTGCGGCAGCGCCTTCAACAGCCGCGAGGCCTTGGCTCTGCATTTGCGACTGCACACCGGCGATAAGAGTCTGATGACCGATTTGTGCGCCTTGACAGCAGCGCTGCCGGGTCACTTCTTGAGTACGGCCAGCCTGAACCCGGGCACTGTGGTGACAGCCAATCCGAATTTGGTGGGCCAGAACCCAGTGCCCGTGCAGATCATATCGTCCACCGGCCAGGTTATGTCGCAGACTACGCTGGTGCAGGCCGCCAACTCGACCCATCCGCAGGCCGTAGTCACTGCCGTGCCAACGATGCCCGTtcatcagcaacagcacatgcaacatgttgcccagcaacaacaacagcagcagcagcaacagcacgtGGTCAATGTGGTGCCGGCCAATAAGCCCAAGTCGCATTTCTGCGCCAGCTGTGGCAAGGGATTCGCCGCCAAACACGGCCTCATGCAGCACAACCGCCGCCACCCGAACGGCGGCTGTACGGTGCGCACTCACGTCTGCGAGTGCGGAAAGGCCTTCTTCCAGAAGAACCATCTAATGCTGCACCAGCGCCAGCACTTGGAGACGAAGCCAGCCATATCACAGCAACAG CTTGTTGTACCGACTACTTCTTACTAA
- the cg gene encoding zinc finger protein 189 isoform X8, translating to MCAAQNPQPPFGYTWGFADNGSRTAESVLEISPNINYTVSGESMPYLLSTDGSLAVQKDVKGALTGNKGNVVRRMYVVNDPSFPPGTQRVITTGGGSSVVKKQDSQQQVLSLDKNYLLVDQATAAAAAAAAAGDPSVAHHHTLTNGSIVDAKTGQTVLTAGSAAAKSHFGSIGALHLTQEECNEILIKRAIAAGHHQTHTITAADGSHHHSSASGATPIQVQKVIQGLEENEDSQGDAPNLKLEPGTLELSPKTELQESMHFSETDATIKKERPYSCDECGKSFLLKHHLTTHARVHTGGERPHICSHCGKSFAHKHCLNTHLLLHSTDRPYQCQECKKSFTLKHHLLTHSRVHSRERPFVCQECGRAFPLKRHLVTHSKFHAGERPYVCEECGESFAQENHLIMHSRFHGSLNPFVCAECGASFPRKFQLVNHGRIHGKIPHSCTVCGKEFLQKRTLVSHMRRVHTGEQAHPCVSCGEGFLTKAELHQHVRAAHNGVNPNTSSATIIANQQFIDFKQLQQPHHHPGQHPQTITVVSNPGNSTLLTVSTTDANGVARPQFVCRECGSAFNSREALALHLRLHTGDKSLMTDLCALTAALPGHFLSTASLNPGTVVTANPNLVGQNPVPVQIISSTGQVMSQTTLVQAANSTHPQAVVTAVPTMPVHQQQHMQHVAQQQQQQQQQQHVVNVVPANKPKSHFCASCGKGFAAKHGLMQHNRRHPNGGCTVRTHVCECGKAFFQKNHLMLHQRQHLETKPAISQQQEQQQQEAAVAASASGQQPVQVQILPDGHIHGKVIKYEICRSVLPEDQATAQQQQQAGMDVE from the exons ATGCCCTATCTGCTGTCCACGGATGGATCATTGGCCGTACAAAAGGATGTCAAAGGTGCTCTAACCGGCAATAAGGGGAATGTTGTGCGTCGCATGTACGTTGTGAACGATCCTTCGTTTCCGCCCGGTACACAGAG AGTAATAACCACTGGGGGAGGCTCGTCGGTAGTCAAGAAACAGGATTCGCAGCAGCAGGTGCTGAGCCTGGACAAGAACT ATCTCCTGGTTGATCAGGCaactgccgcagcagcagcagccgcggcTGCCGGGGATCCCTCGGTTGCCCACCACCACACATTGACCAACGGTAGTATTGTCGATGCTAAGACCGGACAGACGGTGCTGACGGCGGGCTCCGCGGCTGCAAAGTCGCACTTTGGGTCAATTGGGGCGCTGCACCTCACCCAAGAGGAGTGCAACGAGATCCTGATTAAGCGCGCCATCGCTGCCGGCCACCATCAGACGCACACAATCACCGCTGCCGACGGATCGCATCATCATAGCTCGGCGTCTGGCGCGACACCAA TTCAAGTCCAGAAAGTAATACAAGGACTCGAAGAGAACGAGGACTCGCAGGGCGACGCACCCAACTTAAAGTTGGAGCCAGGCACATTAGAGTTGTCCCCAAAGACCGAACTACAGGAATCAATGCATTTCAGCGAA ACGGACGCCACCATCAAGAAGGAACGCCCGTACAGTTGTGACGAGTGCGGCAAGTCCTTTCTGCTCAAGCATCATTTGACAACACACGCACGCGTGCACACAGGTG GTGAGCGACCCCATATCTGTTCCCATTGCGGCAAGAGCTTTGCGCACAAACACTGTCTGAACACGCATCTACTGCTGCATTCAACCGACCGACCCTACCAGTGCCAGGAGTGCAAGAAGAGCTTCACCCTTAAGCATCATCTGTTGACGCACTCGCGCGTCCACAGCCGAGAACGACCCTTCGTGTGCCAGGAGTGCGGACGTGCCTTCCCACTCAAGCGGCACCTGGTCACGCACAGCAAATTCCACGCCGGCGAACGTCCATACGTCTGCGAGGAATGCGGTGAGAGCTTTGCCCAGGAAAACCATCTTATTATGCACTCGCG CTTCCATGGTTCATTGAATCCATTTGTTTGCGCTGAGTGCGGTGCCTCGTTTCCACGCAAGTTCCAGTTGGTGAATCACGGACGCATACACGGCAAGATTCCCCACTCCTGCACCGTTTGCGGAAAAGAGTTTTTACAGAAGCGAACGCTAGTTTCCCACATGAG ACGTGTACACACCGGCGAGCAGGCGCATCCCTGCGTCAGCTGCGGCGAGGGATTCCTCACCAAGGCTGAGCTGCACCAGCACGTGCGGGCAGCGCACAATGGCGTCAATCCCAACACGAGCAGTGCCACCATCATTGCCAACCAACAG TTTATCGATTTcaagcagctgcaacagcccCACCACCATCCGGGACAGCATCCGCAGACGATCACCGTCGTGAGTAACCCGGGCAACTCTACGCTTCTAACGGTCTCCACCACGGATGCCAATGGTGTGGCGCGTCCGCAGTTCGTTTGCCG CGAGTGCGGCAGCGCCTTCAACAGCCGCGAGGCCTTGGCTCTGCATTTGCGACTGCACACCGGCGATAAGAGTCTGATGACCGATTTGTGCGCCTTGACAGCAGCGCTGCCGGGTCACTTCTTGAGTACGGCCAGCCTGAACCCGGGCACTGTGGTGACAGCCAATCCGAATTTGGTGGGCCAGAACCCAGTGCCCGTGCAGATCATATCGTCCACCGGCCAGGTTATGTCGCAGACTACGCTGGTGCAGGCCGCCAACTCGACCCATCCGCAGGCCGTAGTCACTGCCGTGCCAACGATGCCCGTtcatcagcaacagcacatgcaacatgttgcccagcaacaacaacagcagcagcagcaacagcacgtGGTCAATGTGGTGCCGGCCAATAAGCCCAAGTCGCATTTCTGCGCCAGCTGTGGCAAGGGATTCGCCGCCAAACACGGCCTCATGCAGCACAACCGCCGCCACCCGAACGGCGGCTGTACGGTGCGCACTCACGTCTGCGAGTGCGGAAAGGCCTTCTTCCAGAAGAACCATCTAATGCTGCACCAGCGCCAGCACTTGGAGACGAAGCCAGCCATATCACAGCAACAG gagcagcaacaacaggaggCGGCCGTGGCAGCGTCAGCGTCTGGACAGCAACCGGTGCAGGTGCAGATCCTGCCCGATGGCCACATACACGGCAAGGTCATCAAGTACGAGATCTGCCGCAGTGTGCTGCCAGAGGATCAGGCCAcagcacagcaacagcagcaggcaggcatgGATGTGGAGTAG
- the cg gene encoding zinc finger protein 300 isoform X6, with the protein MCAAQNPQPPFGYTWGFADNGSRTAESVLEISPNINYTVSGESMPYLLSTDGSLAVQKDVKGALTGNKGNVVRRMYVVNDPSFPPGTQRVITTGGGSSVVKKQDSQQQVLSLDKNYLLVDQATAAAAAAAAAGDPSVAHHHTLTNGSIVDAKTGQTVLTAGSAAAKSHFGSIGALHLTQEECNEILIKRAIAAGHHQTHTITAADGSHHHSSASGATPSDILPGISVQVQKVIQGLEENEDSQGDAPNLKLEPGTLELSPKTELQESMHFSETDATIKKERPYSCDECGKSFLLKHHLTTHARVHTGGERPHICSHCGKSFAHKHCLNTHLLLHSTDRPYQCQECKKSFTLKHHLLTHSRVHSRERPFVCQECGRAFPLKRHLVTHSKFHAGERPYVCEECGESFAQENHLIMHSRFHGSLNPFVCAECGASFPRKFQLVNHGRIHGKIPHSCTVCGKEFLQKRTLVSHMRRVHTGEQAHPCVSCGEGFLTKAELHQHVRAAHNGVNPNTSSATIIANQQFIDFKQLQQPHHHPGQHPQTITVVSNPGNSTLLTVSTTDANGVARPQFVCRECGSAFNSREALALHLRLHTGDKSLMTDLCALTAALPGHFLSTASLNPGTVVTANPNLVGQNPVPVQIISSTGQVMSQTTLVQAANSTHPQAVVTAVPTMPVHQQQHMQHVAQQQQQQQQQQHVVNVVPANKPKSHFCASCGKGFAAKHGLMQHNRRHPNGGCTVRTHVCECGKAFFQKNHLMLHQRQHLETKPAISQQQEQQQQEAAVAASASGQQPVQVQILPDGHIHGKVIKYEICRSVLPEDQATAQQQQQAGMDVE; encoded by the exons ATGCCCTATCTGCTGTCCACGGATGGATCATTGGCCGTACAAAAGGATGTCAAAGGTGCTCTAACCGGCAATAAGGGGAATGTTGTGCGTCGCATGTACGTTGTGAACGATCCTTCGTTTCCGCCCGGTACACAGAG AGTAATAACCACTGGGGGAGGCTCGTCGGTAGTCAAGAAACAGGATTCGCAGCAGCAGGTGCTGAGCCTGGACAAGAACT ATCTCCTGGTTGATCAGGCaactgccgcagcagcagcagccgcggcTGCCGGGGATCCCTCGGTTGCCCACCACCACACATTGACCAACGGTAGTATTGTCGATGCTAAGACCGGACAGACGGTGCTGACGGCGGGCTCCGCGGCTGCAAAGTCGCACTTTGGGTCAATTGGGGCGCTGCACCTCACCCAAGAGGAGTGCAACGAGATCCTGATTAAGCGCGCCATCGCTGCCGGCCACCATCAGACGCACACAATCACCGCTGCCGACGGATCGCATCATCATAGCTCGGCGTCTGGCGCGACACCAA GTGACATACTTCCTGGTATTTCAGTTCAAGTCCAGAAAGTAATACAAGGACTCGAAGAGAACGAGGACTCGCAGGGCGACGCACCCAACTTAAAGTTGGAGCCAGGCACATTAGAGTTGTCCCCAAAGACCGAACTACAGGAATCAATGCATTTCAGCGAA ACGGACGCCACCATCAAGAAGGAACGCCCGTACAGTTGTGACGAGTGCGGCAAGTCCTTTCTGCTCAAGCATCATTTGACAACACACGCACGCGTGCACACAGGTG GTGAGCGACCCCATATCTGTTCCCATTGCGGCAAGAGCTTTGCGCACAAACACTGTCTGAACACGCATCTACTGCTGCATTCAACCGACCGACCCTACCAGTGCCAGGAGTGCAAGAAGAGCTTCACCCTTAAGCATCATCTGTTGACGCACTCGCGCGTCCACAGCCGAGAACGACCCTTCGTGTGCCAGGAGTGCGGACGTGCCTTCCCACTCAAGCGGCACCTGGTCACGCACAGCAAATTCCACGCCGGCGAACGTCCATACGTCTGCGAGGAATGCGGTGAGAGCTTTGCCCAGGAAAACCATCTTATTATGCACTCGCG CTTCCATGGTTCATTGAATCCATTTGTTTGCGCTGAGTGCGGTGCCTCGTTTCCACGCAAGTTCCAGTTGGTGAATCACGGACGCATACACGGCAAGATTCCCCACTCCTGCACCGTTTGCGGAAAAGAGTTTTTACAGAAGCGAACGCTAGTTTCCCACATGAG ACGTGTACACACCGGCGAGCAGGCGCATCCCTGCGTCAGCTGCGGCGAGGGATTCCTCACCAAGGCTGAGCTGCACCAGCACGTGCGGGCAGCGCACAATGGCGTCAATCCCAACACGAGCAGTGCCACCATCATTGCCAACCAACAG TTTATCGATTTcaagcagctgcaacagcccCACCACCATCCGGGACAGCATCCGCAGACGATCACCGTCGTGAGTAACCCGGGCAACTCTACGCTTCTAACGGTCTCCACCACGGATGCCAATGGTGTGGCGCGTCCGCAGTTCGTTTGCCG CGAGTGCGGCAGCGCCTTCAACAGCCGCGAGGCCTTGGCTCTGCATTTGCGACTGCACACCGGCGATAAGAGTCTGATGACCGATTTGTGCGCCTTGACAGCAGCGCTGCCGGGTCACTTCTTGAGTACGGCCAGCCTGAACCCGGGCACTGTGGTGACAGCCAATCCGAATTTGGTGGGCCAGAACCCAGTGCCCGTGCAGATCATATCGTCCACCGGCCAGGTTATGTCGCAGACTACGCTGGTGCAGGCCGCCAACTCGACCCATCCGCAGGCCGTAGTCACTGCCGTGCCAACGATGCCCGTtcatcagcaacagcacatgcaacatgttgcccagcaacaacaacagcagcagcagcaacagcacgtGGTCAATGTGGTGCCGGCCAATAAGCCCAAGTCGCATTTCTGCGCCAGCTGTGGCAAGGGATTCGCCGCCAAACACGGCCTCATGCAGCACAACCGCCGCCACCCGAACGGCGGCTGTACGGTGCGCACTCACGTCTGCGAGTGCGGAAAGGCCTTCTTCCAGAAGAACCATCTAATGCTGCACCAGCGCCAGCACTTGGAGACGAAGCCAGCCATATCACAGCAACAG gagcagcaacaacaggaggCGGCCGTGGCAGCGTCAGCGTCTGGACAGCAACCGGTGCAGGTGCAGATCCTGCCCGATGGCCACATACACGGCAAGGTCATCAAGTACGAGATCTGCCGCAGTGTGCTGCCAGAGGATCAGGCCAcagcacagcaacagcagcaggcaggcatgGATGTGGAGTAG
- the cg gene encoding zinc finger protein 189 isoform X7, producing MCAAQNPQPPFGYTWGFADNGSRTAESVLEISPNINYTVSGESMPYLLSTDGSLAVQKDVKGALTGNKGNVVRRMYVVNDPSFPPGTQRVITTGGGSSVVKKQDSQQQVLSLDKNYLLVDQATAAAAAAAAAGDPSVAHHHTLTNGSIVDAKTGQTVLTAGSAAAKSHFGSIGALHLTQEECNEILIKRAIAAGHHQTHTITAADGSHHHSSASGATPSDILPGISVQVQKVIQGLEENEDSQGDAPNLKLEPGTLELSPKTELQESMHFSETDATIKKERPYSCDECGKSFLLKHHLTTHARVHTGERPHICSHCGKSFAHKHCLNTHLLLHSTDRPYQCQECKKSFTLKHHLLTHSRVHSRERPFVCQECGRAFPLKRHLVTHSKFHAGERPYVCEECGESFAQENHLIMHSRFHGSLNPFVCAECGASFPRKFQLVNHGRIHGKIPHSCTVCGKEFLQKRTLVSHMRRVHTGEQAHPCVSCGEGFLTKAELHQHVRAAHNGVNPNTSSATIIANQQLQQPHHHPGQHPQTITVVSNPGNSTLLTVSTTDANGVARPQFVCRECGSAFNSREALALHLRLHTGDKSLMTDLCALTAALPGHFLSTASLNPGTVVTANPNLVGQNPVPVQIISSTGQVMSQTTLVQAANSTHPQAVVTAVPTMPVHQQQHMQHVAQQQQQQQQQQHVVNVVPANKPKSHFCASCGKGFAAKHGLMQHNRRHPNGGCTVRTHVCECGKAFFQKNHLMLHQRQHLETKPAISQQQEQQQQEAAVAASASGQQPVQVQILPDGHIHGKVIKYEICRSVLPEDQATAQQQQQAGMDVE from the exons ATGCCCTATCTGCTGTCCACGGATGGATCATTGGCCGTACAAAAGGATGTCAAAGGTGCTCTAACCGGCAATAAGGGGAATGTTGTGCGTCGCATGTACGTTGTGAACGATCCTTCGTTTCCGCCCGGTACACAGAG AGTAATAACCACTGGGGGAGGCTCGTCGGTAGTCAAGAAACAGGATTCGCAGCAGCAGGTGCTGAGCCTGGACAAGAACT ATCTCCTGGTTGATCAGGCaactgccgcagcagcagcagccgcggcTGCCGGGGATCCCTCGGTTGCCCACCACCACACATTGACCAACGGTAGTATTGTCGATGCTAAGACCGGACAGACGGTGCTGACGGCGGGCTCCGCGGCTGCAAAGTCGCACTTTGGGTCAATTGGGGCGCTGCACCTCACCCAAGAGGAGTGCAACGAGATCCTGATTAAGCGCGCCATCGCTGCCGGCCACCATCAGACGCACACAATCACCGCTGCCGACGGATCGCATCATCATAGCTCGGCGTCTGGCGCGACACCAA GTGACATACTTCCTGGTATTTCAGTTCAAGTCCAGAAAGTAATACAAGGACTCGAAGAGAACGAGGACTCGCAGGGCGACGCACCCAACTTAAAGTTGGAGCCAGGCACATTAGAGTTGTCCCCAAAGACCGAACTACAGGAATCAATGCATTTCAGCGAA ACGGACGCCACCATCAAGAAGGAACGCCCGTACAGTTGTGACGAGTGCGGCAAGTCCTTTCTGCTCAAGCATCATTTGACAACACACGCACGCGTGCACACAG GTGAGCGACCCCATATCTGTTCCCATTGCGGCAAGAGCTTTGCGCACAAACACTGTCTGAACACGCATCTACTGCTGCATTCAACCGACCGACCCTACCAGTGCCAGGAGTGCAAGAAGAGCTTCACCCTTAAGCATCATCTGTTGACGCACTCGCGCGTCCACAGCCGAGAACGACCCTTCGTGTGCCAGGAGTGCGGACGTGCCTTCCCACTCAAGCGGCACCTGGTCACGCACAGCAAATTCCACGCCGGCGAACGTCCATACGTCTGCGAGGAATGCGGTGAGAGCTTTGCCCAGGAAAACCATCTTATTATGCACTCGCG CTTCCATGGTTCATTGAATCCATTTGTTTGCGCTGAGTGCGGTGCCTCGTTTCCACGCAAGTTCCAGTTGGTGAATCACGGACGCATACACGGCAAGATTCCCCACTCCTGCACCGTTTGCGGAAAAGAGTTTTTACAGAAGCGAACGCTAGTTTCCCACATGAG ACGTGTACACACCGGCGAGCAGGCGCATCCCTGCGTCAGCTGCGGCGAGGGATTCCTCACCAAGGCTGAGCTGCACCAGCACGTGCGGGCAGCGCACAATGGCGTCAATCCCAACACGAGCAGTGCCACCATCATTGCCAACCAACAG ctgcaacagcccCACCACCATCCGGGACAGCATCCGCAGACGATCACCGTCGTGAGTAACCCGGGCAACTCTACGCTTCTAACGGTCTCCACCACGGATGCCAATGGTGTGGCGCGTCCGCAGTTCGTTTGCCG CGAGTGCGGCAGCGCCTTCAACAGCCGCGAGGCCTTGGCTCTGCATTTGCGACTGCACACCGGCGATAAGAGTCTGATGACCGATTTGTGCGCCTTGACAGCAGCGCTGCCGGGTCACTTCTTGAGTACGGCCAGCCTGAACCCGGGCACTGTGGTGACAGCCAATCCGAATTTGGTGGGCCAGAACCCAGTGCCCGTGCAGATCATATCGTCCACCGGCCAGGTTATGTCGCAGACTACGCTGGTGCAGGCCGCCAACTCGACCCATCCGCAGGCCGTAGTCACTGCCGTGCCAACGATGCCCGTtcatcagcaacagcacatgcaacatgttgcccagcaacaacaacagcagcagcagcaacagcacgtGGTCAATGTGGTGCCGGCCAATAAGCCCAAGTCGCATTTCTGCGCCAGCTGTGGCAAGGGATTCGCCGCCAAACACGGCCTCATGCAGCACAACCGCCGCCACCCGAACGGCGGCTGTACGGTGCGCACTCACGTCTGCGAGTGCGGAAAGGCCTTCTTCCAGAAGAACCATCTAATGCTGCACCAGCGCCAGCACTTGGAGACGAAGCCAGCCATATCACAGCAACAG gagcagcaacaacaggaggCGGCCGTGGCAGCGTCAGCGTCTGGACAGCAACCGGTGCAGGTGCAGATCCTGCCCGATGGCCACATACACGGCAAGGTCATCAAGTACGAGATCTGCCGCAGTGTGCTGCCAGAGGATCAGGCCAcagcacagcaacagcagcaggcaggcatgGATGTGGAGTAG